The following coding sequences are from one bacterium window:
- a CDS encoding phosphoribosylformylglycinamidine synthase subunit PurQ yields MSTKPKAIVITGNGTNCEREAAEACRLGGFEADIVHISRILSGQVTLDGYHFLNLTGGFLDGDDLGSAKVQANRMKYSAVEGGTEKVADQIERFIEAGKPILGVCNGFQLMVKMGLLPGLSARWEQEASLTFNDSGRFEDRWVTLLVDDSSPCIFTRGLQAVPLPVRHGEGKFVVADETVLDRMRDKALLAVRYMDPKTGKRTMEYPLNPNGSVEAIAGVCSPSGLLFGLMPHPEAYLHRVNHPRWTREELPDEGGGVAFFRNAYEYVNQAL; encoded by the coding sequence ATGAGCACAAAACCAAAGGCCATCGTCATCACCGGCAACGGGACCAACTGCGAGCGGGAGGCCGCCGAGGCGTGCCGACTGGGAGGTTTCGAAGCCGATATCGTCCACATCTCCCGGATCCTTTCCGGACAGGTGACCCTGGACGGTTATCATTTCCTCAACCTCACCGGCGGTTTCCTGGACGGGGATGACCTCGGGTCGGCCAAGGTACAGGCCAACCGGATGAAGTATTCCGCGGTGGAGGGGGGGACGGAAAAGGTAGCCGACCAGATCGAACGGTTTATCGAGGCGGGGAAACCGATCCTCGGTGTCTGCAACGGTTTCCAGCTTATGGTCAAGATGGGGCTGCTCCCGGGTTTGTCCGCTCGATGGGAACAGGAAGCTTCCCTGACCTTCAACGATTCGGGGCGGTTCGAGGACCGATGGGTGACGCTCCTGGTGGATGACAGCTCCCCCTGCATTTTCACCAGGGGACTTCAGGCGGTTCCCCTGCCTGTCCGTCACGGTGAGGGCAAGTTCGTCGTGGCCGACGAGACCGTCCTGGACCGGATGAGGGATAAGGCGCTCCTGGCGGTGCGATACATGGATCCGAAGACCGGCAAGAGGACCATGGAGTACCCCCTCAACCCCAACGGTTCCGTGGAGGCGATTGCGGGAGTCTGTTCCCCGTCCGGCCTTCTTTTCGGGCTCATGCCGCACCCAGAGGCTTACCTCCACCGGGTCAACCACCCGCGGTGGACCCGTGAAGAGCTTCCCGATGAGGGGGGCGGGGTTGCCTTTTTCCGGAACGCGTACGAATATGTGAATCAGGCGCTGTGA
- the purF gene encoding amidophosphoribosyltransferase, which yields MEPFDKFREECGVFGIYGNSEAANLTYLGLHALQHRGQESAGIATTDGTRIYRHGQIGLVNDIFTPQVLENLPGNMAIGHNRYSTTGDSLAENIQPIAVTYARGSLAIAHNGNLVNAHEVKQDLEEAGAIFQSSSDTEVIIHLMARSRGGHILDRLVEALNQLRGAYSLLILTETKVIAVRDPRGFRPLSMGRLGDATIFTSETCGLDLIEADFVRDISPGEIVMVDRDGVNSYFPFPKMKGSPCIFEFIYFARPDSIIDGISVYMARKNLGLQLAREAPVNADVVVAVPDSGVPAAVGFSEGMGIPSEWGLIRNHYIGRTFIEPSQSIRHFGVKLKLNPCRAAIKGKRVVLIDDSIVRGTTSRKIVKMVRDAGATEVHLRISSPPTMNPCYYGIDTPTHQELIASSHSVEEIRKYITADSLGYLSLEGLRKAIRPDIPADSAGFCEACFSGDYPVAFPRSHDAQMSLWAPRITHV from the coding sequence ATGGAGCCCTTTGATAAATTTCGCGAAGAGTGCGGTGTGTTCGGCATTTACGGGAATTCTGAAGCCGCCAACCTGACCTACCTGGGGCTGCACGCCCTTCAGCACCGCGGCCAGGAGAGCGCCGGCATTGCCACCACCGATGGAACGAGGATCTACCGTCACGGGCAGATAGGGCTCGTCAACGACATCTTCACACCCCAGGTCCTGGAAAACCTCCCCGGCAACATGGCTATCGGCCATAACCGCTACTCCACCACCGGTGACAGCCTCGCGGAGAATATCCAGCCCATCGCAGTGACTTACGCACGGGGCAGCCTTGCCATCGCCCATAACGGGAACCTTGTCAACGCGCATGAGGTCAAACAGGATCTTGAGGAGGCCGGCGCAATTTTCCAGTCGTCCTCCGATACGGAGGTCATCATCCACCTCATGGCAAGGTCCAGGGGCGGGCATATCCTGGACCGTCTCGTGGAAGCTCTCAACCAGCTGAGGGGGGCCTATTCCCTCCTTATCCTGACGGAGACGAAAGTCATCGCCGTAAGGGATCCGAGGGGGTTCAGGCCCCTTTCCATGGGGCGCCTGGGTGACGCCACGATCTTCACGTCGGAAACATGCGGGCTTGACCTTATCGAGGCCGACTTCGTGCGGGATATAAGCCCCGGTGAGATCGTCATGGTTGACAGGGACGGGGTCAACTCCTATTTCCCGTTCCCGAAGATGAAAGGGTCTCCCTGCATCTTCGAATTCATCTATTTCGCGAGGCCCGACAGCATCATCGACGGGATCAGCGTGTACATGGCGCGCAAGAATCTGGGGCTTCAACTGGCCAGGGAGGCTCCGGTGAACGCCGATGTAGTGGTGGCGGTGCCCGATTCGGGGGTTCCGGCCGCCGTCGGGTTCTCCGAGGGGATGGGGATACCAAGTGAGTGGGGGCTCATCCGCAACCATTATATCGGCCGCACCTTCATCGAACCAAGCCAGTCAATCAGGCACTTCGGCGTAAAACTCAAGCTGAACCCCTGTCGTGCGGCGATCAAGGGCAAGCGCGTGGTCCTCATCGATGACTCCATCGTCAGGGGGACCACGAGCCGCAAGATCGTCAAGATGGTCCGTGACGCGGGGGCCACCGAGGTACACCTGAGGATCAGTTCTCCCCCCACCATGAACCCCTGTTACTACGGCATCGATACCCCCACCCACCAGGAACTCATCGCCTCGAGCCATTCCGTGGAAGAGATCAGGAAATACATCACAGCCGACTCACTGGGCTACCTGAGCCTGGAGGGGCTTCGCAAGGCGATCCGTCCCGACATCCCGGCTGACAGCGCCGGTTTCTGCGAAGCGTGTTTTTCCGGGGATTATCCGGTGGCTTTCCCCCGCTCCCATGACGCCCAGATGTCCCTCTGGGCGCCCAGGATCACCCATGTCTGA